The Tripterygium wilfordii isolate XIE 37 chromosome 1, ASM1340144v1, whole genome shotgun sequence sequence aataaataataaaaagaacataatttacatatatatatatataggccacAAAAGATTTGTTATGTCGATGTCTTGCCACTAATGTAGTCAACAACATATCAAAGCCATAATTGATGCTATAACCTGTTCTGTGATGGCATTTGTTTGTTCACTCGCTGCCATGTCTGTGCTTTGCATGTTTTGTActtttaaagtttcaaatttGCTGATAAACTTCACCAACAATCTGATTCCTTCTTCATTGTTTCATCATGAAGGTTATATTGCAGCTGGCAGAGTCAGGCTCATTTTTTGGTCAGGTTGATCTATTTAAAGTAAGGGGGAAATTTGCCCTATCAGATGCTTATGAAGATCACTTTATGCTGCCAAAGGGAAAAATCCTGGTCGTCACTCATCGAAGAATCATATTGTTGCAGGTAAGCTGAGTTAGCTTGCTAGTAGTGTGTTGTGTCCTGTTGGTAGCATAATGTCCATTCTTCACCGCCCAGTAGGCGAAGACTGAATATCTTTCTATGTTTTTTTCAGCAACCCAACAATATCATTGCACAGAGGAAGTTCAGTCCTGCGAGGGATCCTTGTTCTGTATTGTGGGATGTGCTGTGGAATAACTTGGTTACAATGGAATTGACTCATGGAAAGAAAGATATTCCAAAATCCCCTCCTTCACGACTTATTCTTTATTTAAGGACTAGGCCAACGGAAATGAAGGAGCAAGTTCGTATTTTAAAATGTAGCCCTGAATCCCATCAGGCTCTCGAGGTTTACTCATCCATTGACCGGGCAATGAACACATATGGACCGAATCTATCCATGGTAAGTTTTGTGTCACATCTTTATGTACTCTTTTTATATCCACTTCAGTACAAAAAGTATGTGATGCTTTGCCAAACTTCAGTCTTTTCTTTTTAGCAAGACTTGGGAAGGCTTAGATGGGCATGCCTATGATTtctaaattttgaaaatgacGTGAAATACAAAAACCAGGAACTATCGCCCCTTGTATTTAAGTTTTACAGCTTTATTCGTGTTTCGGTAATCCCTTGAGTTGGCATCTGGGTAGCTCTCATTGTTTtcaattgaacttgtgacttgCATATTGTGGCCTATCCCTGTAAAGAATAGAGGTTTTTGAGTGGAGACAAACTGATTCTGCAATTTTCTATCAGGAAACGCCAAAAAAGCAAGCAACAAAACCATATTCACCAATAGCTGATGGTGCCAGTGATGAATTTGCTTCAAAAGAAGATATTTGCACCTGGACTCCTCCACAGGTTCCTGCACCAGTCGCTCTAAGTTCAACATTTGGCAGTAGCACAACTTGATTCAATAGGTATGACAGTTGCCTTCTTTATTTTGTTACCATCACAAGAAGTGTTTTTCCTTATCTATAATTATTCTTGGAACTTCAGGTAAATCTTTTAAAAGATGTTTAATAGTTTATGTTAATCACAGCATAGGGTTTGGTTTCTGTTGCGGATAATGcacttgtgtgtgtgtgtctatatatatatcaatcatGTCTTGAATGCAACGGATTTCGCTTTTGTCCTGAATGCATTGCCTTATTGATTCCCCGTGCTTAATTAAGATAGGTTGATTGGGGGCAAAattgattcgatttaaatcaTATTTATGTGTGAAAGTTGCCCTCATTTGATTTTTGATATATTTGCAGATATGAAGCTTGTACGGTTGCAATTACAAACTGGTATATGAACTGTAAAGAAAATACTCTACAGTTACGGATAGTATCTGGAAGTGAGCGGACAAAATTCTCACTATGTAAATGCGTGTACAGCATTCCTTGCGTATGTAATAGCTAACAGAAGCTGCAACAGTTTAGCTGAAGCAGCAGCCATTTTGACGAGCCGTGGTATAGAAaggttataaatttataattgatgGTGATGCATCAGTTTACAGTGCCACTAATACTTGAATTAATACAAATTTACAAGGGCTGAAGAGGTCCCACCTGCCCATACTTGCAACACATTAGTTCATTCATCCATCACAAAAATAACTTATTACAAAGCCTCCTGCCTGCAGGATTTGTGCTTGACAAATGCACACTCTTATTCCTAACCAGTGGACCAATATAGAGGTGATTAATATGAAATATCCCTCATGCCTATGCAGCCGGGCCGCATCAGGACTAAAGAATAGTAAGGGTATACAGACGAGGAAACCAAGCATCGTGCGTAGACGACCAAAAGGTACCTACTATTCAGATGATCCTCCTCTGATCCTCTTTTCCTAAGTGGCAGGGCTGCACCTCAGCGAGATGCGGAACTTCTCAACCCCAATCGACTcggattttcttttccttccttaATTTCTGGCCTTCCCACCGATGACAATTTCACGGGGGAGGACAATTACAAAATCATGGATCCTCCCTCATGTCTGTTCTCCTCTTGGCTTGTTGAGCCAACCGtgcatctctctccctctcaaaTTCTCGGACATCTGCTCGTTGCAAGAAGGATACTTTTTCCAGGTACTGGTTTGAGCCCTTCTTGTAAGCATCCAACTCCTCTTCCACTCCCTTGTTCTCCTTGTATTCTCCCCAATCCTTCTTCGTCTTGTCAAGGACACTGagcttttgtttcttcttaatttGCTCTAAGACAGCATCAACAGCAGAAGCTGCAGGAGCTTTGATCTTTTCAAATGCTTCCTTTGAGTCCGCATCAACAAGCTTCTTGTATTCAATTTCTTGTCCTGCAAAGTCCCGAACCTCTGTAATCTGCAAAATGAAAGCTGTTTTTAAATAAGATACATCACACTACTACATGGGCATCTTAACAATCTCGATGACTCATACAACATGTGAGCTGCTCAGATGTAATCAAGCTTGCAGTTACAGAGATATCTTCAAGAAACAATTCTCACAGCTAAAATAGACTACCCTAACTGGAATAACTCATGACCATGAGATGAATGTTGAGTTAATCCAAATGATGTGATAACATGATACACCCAAATAGCCAGTGCAAGGAGAGAAAATGTTGAGTGCATTGCGTGGCATACCTCACTTTTACCCCTATTTGATGCAGCAACTGGAGCATCCTTAACTGCTGcaagagcagcagcagcaagtCTCTTGGCCTCGTCACTGGTGCCATTCTGCACATCACTTGGTCCCTTCTGCAATGCATCTTCCTCAAGGGTTCTAGCCCTCTTGGGGGACAGGCCAAGATATGACCTCCAATTCTGTGAAATGATTCCTCGGGTATCATATAAATAATTCCACTACAAAAGGAAAGAACATACAGAAGCTCCTTACATCAGATGGTCTTTCTGAAGTTATATTATCTACAGTTGGACCAGTCTTATTTGAAGATGGCTTGAGAGTCTTATTAGATACTCCTCTATTCATTTGCTCCCACAAAGCAGTAactttcttctcttcatcaCTGGTGCCAAGCTGAATCACACCAGTTCCCTGCTGTTGTCTCTCCAGCCCAGAGGATGTTGCCTCCTTAGGCACCAGGCCCAAATATCTCATCCAATTCTGtgaaaattgaatgaaaataagaaATCATGTCAAAGAGTAACTTACAACCAGATAATTACGTCAAAAACAGTAAAAGATGAGTAATCCTCACATCAGACTTCTTCTCTGCAGTTATATTCACAGCCGAATTATGCTTGTCTACGAAGGGTGTGGCAGTTTTATTATGTATTCCCTTATTCATTCGCTCCCACAAAGCTTCCACCCGGGCAGTCAGACCTATATAAAAGGGAAAAACAAGcccttttgatcatgaaacacaTTGAGTAAATAAGGCATCAAGGAGGCACAACCCAGAAAAAATTACTAGGAAAAAAGTTTAAGTCCATAATGGTAAGGCTTTCGCtattagaaagaaagaaaagcacaTGCAAAAGTAAAAGCTCCCATCGCGGTAAAAATGACTGGCAAGAGAGCAAAACAAGAATTCTTTCTATTGGCACTGacatttacacaaaaattacaAGCCTAGCCTAGCAATTAATGATTCCTTCCAACTGTTTCTTTTTGGCTGGCTTgaaatatataaacacacatataataaatataataattccGTAACCAGGATTCCCTTGCTTGAAACATACTCTTTCCAATTGAAACATACTCTTTCCGGAGCAACAAGTAAGCATAATTTTGTTACCAGGATTGGATTCCTTTGTTGGGAGATAGGCTCCTGCTGATGAGACCCATTTGAGACCTAATCTGAACAAGCAAAAGaagtaataaataaatacaaccaTTCAATATTAAAATCCAAAGATGACAACTTTTGCTATTCTTCTGTATAAATTGACAATCCAAAGACCACGCACGTAGATTAACACAACTATTTCAACAATTGAATGATATAACCGAAGAAatcaaaaaatgaaagaacaacAAACTCACAGTCGTGGGAGAAGAGATCGGAAGTGAAATCAATAAAGAGGAGAGAAGGTTGCGAATGCGAATCCGATGTACGTCTCAGTCTCATATACTCGAATCCGATGTTTACAAGagccttctcttctttttcgaAAAGGAGCTTTCGTGAGGTTTGGGTAGAGAGTGAATGTCGTTTCTACCCCTAACCAATATATTGCCTTTTTTAGTTCTCTCTTATTTGCACAGCATGATTGATTATCTTCAGCGCAGAGATGAACTTTCTCAGTTGCCAATTCTTATCTTTTTCATCTAtaattctttcttttattttgaaaaataattctATATTATGTAATCTCATAAGTTCTTACGAATACCATATAACATATCAACAATTACCTTTCAACTCACCATTTTCAATTCCGATGATCATCCGACACTTAACCCCCGTGAATACGAAGATAAGTATTTGACTGTATGTTGTATCATGTATGCTGCATGAAGGGATTAGCCATTGCAGTCAGCAAGTACAAGTGTAGGAGCGTTGTGTAAAACAAATTATACACCACAGATATGTCAAATAGCTCAAACATAGGCTAACCAAAACAAGTCAGGAAGTAACAACTTATTTCCAACAATCTCATTTGCCATTATTTATGGAATACACAAATCACCCAAGATGTTTCCACAACACAAACCATCCTTTCAAAGAGGATAATTCATCATAGTATGATGTACTCATCCAATTCAAGAACGGACAGTAGTAGGTTTGTAATCGATCACAACGACCTTCTCCGTACTTGCTAAGAACTTGTTTGCGAAATCAACATGAGCAGGATGAGCTACATACTCTGCAACTCCCTTTGTACTCTCGAAAGTAGATTCAAAGACATGGGTGAATCCTTGATGCATATTCTCAGCACTCACATCCTTGCCCCTGTCATCAATTATTAATACATTATACATACATCTAAACCATGAAACCTCAAACGACTAAATTCACCCTCACAAATTGATTTAACATGTAAATGACTAATATTGGAGGTATTCAAAGAATTTTACCATCCGTGACCCAGGGAAAATAAAGTGGAGAGAATCCAAAATGGGAAatgcattattttcattaatggAACTTACCTTGTTACAAAAGTGGTTTATATGTAACATGACAGGAAAGTTAGTTTGCTAAAACTAGCCACATGTTTTTAAAGACGCAAATAATGCACGGCAAGATACAAATCGCAACGAAACGTCAACACCAGGTAATGACCAATACTGTAATCAACCAGGTTCAATCTATGTGTTGAACTCGGAAAGAGAATCACTGACATGTTCAATAGAACCAGCTATCTTAATACAGTACTGACTTCAGACTTCAAAAAACTGATTTCAACTTTACTAACATTACTACAATACTACTACCATGTTAGTGAgacacttttcttttttttggtaagtaaaatATTAGTAAGATTGCTGGTATGGCATGTTACTATGTTAGTGAGACACAGTTTGGTCTTAAAGCTCAAATCTGTTAACTATATGTGCACTAACAAAGGCCAGCTTTGACAATAGGCATTTATCTACAAAGCACACCAAAATCACTAGTGAAGTTAGCTTAGATGAAAAGTCAACAAAATTTCCTCTTTACAACTAAAAAACAGCGAAAAGATTGTGACCTTTAAGAGAGATGTCATCCTAGATCTAACCATTGGAGAATTTCTACAAGCAACCAAACTTGCTCAAGTGAATCCCTCGGACTCTCATCTTTAAATTAATCCCTCCAGATGAACGAAACTACCATTAAATCCATACTGCTCAGAATTCAACAAACTTCGCAGTAGAACTGGAAACCTCATTCAAGGATCGGTAAGCATTCAATAGGGTTATAAAAACAGATATTGATTCTTGGATACCCTTAAACTATTTTGGGTAGTAATAATAAAAGATGGAATCAACTGATTTAATAATTATGCAAAGAAAAGACTAGATCAACActaaaatcaaagaaaacaataagaaaaaacTCGGAAATAACAAGGATGAGAGAGTAGGCACCAGTGGAAGGACTTCATGGGTTCAACGTGATTGACAAGATCAGCGTAGCCTTTGATGAGTTGGTCAATTTGATCATCTGTCATTTCTTCTTTAAACTTGGCCAGCACTACGTGCTTCACCACTCCCTCCGCTTCTtccatctctctccctcttcgtCTTTCTCctgtttgttttcctttctgTGGCTGAGTACCCACTTTGCCTCTATCAGTCAACCTTAATGATTCCTTTCTAAAACGTCGCCGTTTTAATGGCATTTcctttttttcattcttgattACAAAAGGCCAACAGATCAATCAATCAAAATGAAATGGGCCGCACCATGTCAATGGACGGGATAATATGCCAGGAATTCCGAACTGAAATTAAGCTATCCAAATTTAGTTCCTTCGAGTTCCAGCCATGCTTTGACATATTATTCACAGATGCAAGTTGGATCATTTCCATGCGCATTCAGCACCCATGTGCCAATGGTGGGTCATAAGACAATACTCACGAATGTGGGTGTTTCAGGCATGGACCaaggtttttcaagtttcaaatcATGCATTTGAATGTACGTGTGGAGGTAGCAGAATATATACAAGTTCAACATCCCCTGCCCGTGTTGGAACTGGCAAAACGTGTTTCTTCCGACCCACCATCGTTCATCTCTCAATTTGCCAACAAAGTATGCATGTAAGATATTAAGTTTGCCTTTCAACCACCAATAGTTCAAAGCAATATTTCTAGTCCATGATGCCTAGCTTTTGCCATACACATAGGTTAAACACGGAGCAATTCAAGCATAACTATTTTCTGGGTACAGAAGTTGATTTCATGTACTTGAGACATTCCTTGCTATGCAATATTTAATCTTCACCCATTCAATGTCCTTTCATTTTCAGATAAGCTCTACATCTGGTATACCATCACAAAATTATGACTCCATTGCAAGGGAACAAAGTTTCTCTTTGCCTTTTCTTTATATGGACACGCTTATGATCTACCTTTGTTACTCTTCTTgcctttcttttgcttctgcTTCAATTGTGTGAGGCCTGCAGCTGTGATCTTTACATTCCCAACGATAGCAGCAACCAGCTCTGGATCTGTACATGCTTTCATCAATTCCTTCTCCCTAATTGTCGCTTCTGGCATGTGGCTAAACAAGTTCATGGCAGTTTTTGCGGCTACAAGAATGAGAAGCTCAAACGGTCATCACTTATCAATAGTCTTAGAAGACACAAAAAACAACTATGAAATTCCAAGTGAGATTAACAAAATTCTTAAGACACACCCAATTAATCCCGtaccttttcctttctttgcaGTGCCAGGAATCAACTTAACGCGGTACTTGTACGATTGCACAGCACTATAGGGACCACAGACAGGCACAATATACAAGAGAATGTCATTGAGTAATGGATTCCCTGTCAAGTAATccacgtcatttaatttccctCTCTCTTCTTCACCTATCTCATGAACATCATCCTCCTCCATGACAACCCTGTCAATCTCTGATGTACTATTATCTGCATCATCAAGGGTTGCAGCTCCACCATTGGTATGACCACGAAAATCATCTGGATGTTCTGGACAATCCCGAGACAGATGACCGGCCTTTTTACATTTGTAACATATTTTTGGAGCATCTTCGGAACCTGCCACATCAAAGGAAATCATGAAGCCCCTTTAAGTTATGTGATCACAAAATGCACGGCAAACTAACAAGTGTGTGCACGTGTAATAATGATCAAATCATCCGCTACAATTTCAACCGCTAAAATAGCTTAGACAGCATACCAGGAGCAGGTTTATTCCCATCTACTGCAACTGCATCTCCATTGCTTGTGTCACCATCCTTCCGTGCATTTCCAGCAGACTGAAATTCAAGAGTGCTGTCAGTTTTCGAGTGAAAACGTGAAGAAACTTCTTTTTGTGGTGAGCATACCAAGAAACTAAATCAATACTCCCCTGAAGGGTATATTGACAATGGAACCATTTCAGTGAATCAACACGAACGATGTCCTAAATGTGCAGCATATCAAAACATCTCAATTTATTTCATCTCGTACTGGGTacttttttcttgatttagtTGAAATCCATGAGCATGTTAAAATAAAACCATAATGGTTTGTGCCCTCTGGAAGCTAGCTAACTGCCTTTGACAATATATTCCGATAATGCAGCAAACTGGAAAAGATATATGCATTCCCAAAAAATATAGCATTTGCTACGCATACCTTTTGCTGCAAGATAAACATATTAGCTAAAGGAAACAATCATCAACAGAAGGGTAGAAGAACATTGATGCACCAaacaatagaaataaaaaaCTGCAAGTTCTTGTACTCACAGCCAGTAAAGCCATCCGAATGTTCCTTTCTTCCTCATCTTGATCAGCATACTTCTCCTTCATTTTCTTGAGTTTACTTCTCTGCCCACGACTGACTTTTCCACCACATGGCTTattatttttaacattttcttccttttcttgctCAAAATTTTCTGTAACTCTACTTGGTTGACCTTTCTTcaacttttttctttcagctTTTGAAATATGGGGCTTATCTCTCTCTTGAGCATTCCCTTCTTGATGGTCAAGCTGTTTCTCAGCCGTATCAGCCTGAAAAGCTTGATCATAATTTCTAGCAGATGCATTTGCAGAAGAACCAAGCCCCAGAGCTCTATTCATGAGATCCTCAAGCTGTGGGCTTACTGAGGCAATATCATTTACAGCAATACCAGAAATATTCTCCTTTCCACCACCATTCAAGCTTGTGGTTTCGCCTTGGATGGGATTCTCATGTAAATCTATTGCTTCTTTAGCATCAAAGATAGACAAGTCACCATAATCAGATTTGACCTCAGAACTGCCCTTTAATTCTTCATGAAGTTTTCCATCCAGAACTTCCTGCTCTGACTCGGAGTCAGAAATTTCTTTAAGATGATCACTTTCTTCAACATCATTTGTCCCTTCCTCTTCACCCCTTACCCTCCTTTCATTCAAATGTGACCCCAACGAGCTCTCATCCAAACGAAATAACAACCCAAAACCCATAATAAGAGGGTGTGGAGGAAGAAAATTCTTCTTCCCCCGAATCATAAAACTCCCAACTGTAAGATATTCTCCTGTAGGAGCAGTTTTACTAACCTGGTGAGGATAAACCCACCAAGCACTAGTAACAATTTTGGAATCCCATGCTTGACTATGGCAAACCTACAAGAGAAAATGCAAATTATAAACAACAATCTTGGGTCAAGGACAATGATATTTGATGCAATATGCTGCTCACCACCGGGCaatcaaatacaaaaaatgCAATCAGAGTGTGGGAACATACAGTGAAACATCCTGCTTGGTTCAGTGTGAGAGGAGGAACAAGCTGTTCAGGTCTATGATTCTTGATCACCGTACTGGACGCTCCATGAAGTTCAGCATGGACATAACTGTTCCATTATCAATCATCATAAACAGAAAATGCCTTAAGCTTTCATTCAAATTATATTTTAACCTTCACCATAAACCAAATAATAGAAGAAATAtcagcatgaaaaaaaaaaacacaaacaaacaaacaaacaaaaacaaaaactacgGACGTCATTGAGGAATGTTTAATTTTGGAAAAGCAAAATGAAGAACTCTAGTATATAACAGTTCACAACAATTTTCTGCCTAAAACAACTTGTAAAAAACAACCACAAAAATGATACCCTGTATGTGTTTTCAGACCAATGATTGCACCTTAGTTGTATTCTAGGCCAGCTCATAGTTGCATTAATTACATTAGCAAGACAACTTGAAAAACAAAGTTTCAAGAGAAAAAAGGAAGACAAGAAAATATGTCTTAGGAGACAGTACTTTGAAACAgattaaaaataatgaaaaataatggTCAGTATGAACTTTGCCATGCTCACGCTTTGAGAGGTTGTATATTATTAACTGTTCGGTGATAAGTTTATCATTTAccagaaaagaacaaaaaaacttAATGAAATACCATAAATGGGTGGAAGCACAATGCAAGGGAAAAAGAAATCATTTTTCACATGTATTTCTCTTCTAGAAAATCATAACTTTGAAAAATCATTCTCACTTAATTATGCCGAAAGTCCATGTACCACCAGCTTTACAGTTaacctctatttttttctttttacaaaaGCTAGCAATGAAATTAGATAAAATTCACATAAGATCTACTTACAGATCTCCTTTAGACATATAACGTTTGACTATCATTTCATTTTGCTGAGCATCACGTCCACTGATAACCAAATAGTTCTCACTGCTGATGAACCAGTTAAATTTCTCAAACCAGTGAACTTTGCGCATATGTGAAATGGTGGCAACAGTTTTTTCCTGCACAGGAAATGCATTGAATCTTAAGCAATAACTATTCcagttcaaacaaacaaaaatagtaGTACACACTGACACACACACAGACGGACACCTGTTTAGTAGACATTTTCAACTAATTAAAACATTAAACTGTATGAAATTATTGGCAGCATTCACCTAACTAAAATTTGATGGTCAAAATAAAGGGCGTATGCTGCAAAGTCAAGGAAAATAACTCTGATGTTAAGCCACCTGGGATAATTGGAGACGGGTCTTTCTCTCAGCTGCTTTAAAAGCCTTTTCATGGGCTTTAACAGTCTTTTCCTCTTTgctttcttgttttttcttctgttcATACCACCTTCGAGCATTGGCATGGGCTGAAAGTGCCAAATCAA is a genomic window containing:
- the LOC119999335 gene encoding nuclear export mediator factor Nemf isoform X1, encoding MVKVRMNTADVAAEVKCLRRLIGTRCSNVYDLSPKTYVFKLMNSSGMTESGESEKFLLLMESGVRLHTTAYVRDKSNTPSGFTLKLRKHIRTRRLEDVRQLGYDRIVLFQFGLGANAHYVILELYAQGNIILTDSEFTVLTLLRSHRDDDKGFAIMSRHRYPVEICRVFERTTVSKLQGAFTSLEELGNDKAAKVHADRNNLPDKPKEKQGNGKGGKSSESNKNKSDGNHSKQAALKMILGEALGYGPALSEHIILDAGLVPNMKISKDNELDDTAMHSLVKAVAKFEDWLQDVISGGMVPEGYILMQKKTLGKHVSLPEPTDATQIYDEFCPILLNQFKMRVYVNFKTFDAALDEFYSKIESQRVEQQQKSKEHVAVQKLNKIRLDQENRVHTLRKEVDHSVRMAELVEYNLEDVDAAILAVRVALAKGMSWEDLARMVKDEKKRGNPVAGLIDKLHLERNCITLLLSNNLDDMDDEEKTLPADKVEVDLALSAHANARRWYEQKKKQESKEEKTVKAHEKAFKAAERKTRLQLSQEKTVATISHMRKVHWFEKFNWFISSENYLVISGRDAQQNEMIVKRYMSKGDLYVHAELHGASSTVIKNHRPEQLVPPLTLNQAGCFTVCHSQAWDSKIVTSAWWVYPHQVSKTAPTGEYLTVGSFMIRGKKNFLPPHPLIMGFGLLFRLDESSLGSHLNERRVRGEEEGTNDVEESDHLKEISDSESEQEVLDGKLHEELKGSSEVKSDYGDLSIFDAKEAIDLHENPIQGETTSLNGGGKENISGIAVNDIASVSPQLEDLMNRALGLGSSANASARNYDQAFQADTAEKQLDHQEGNAQERDKPHISKAERKKLKKGQPSRVTENFEQEKEENVKNNKPCGGKVSRGQRSKLKKMKEKYADQDEEERNIRMALLASAGNARKDGDTSNGDAVAVDGNKPAPGSEDAPKICYKCKKAGHLSRDCPEHPDDFRGHTNGGAATLDDADNSTSEIDRVVMEEDDVHEIGEEERGKLNDVDYLTGNPLLNDILLYIVPVCGPYSAVQSYKYRVKLIPGTAKKGKAAKTAMNLFSHMPEATIREKELMKACTDPELVAAIVGNVKITAAGLTQLKQKQKKGKKSNKGRS
- the LOC119999359 gene encoding stress-response A/B barrel domain-containing protein HS1; the encoded protein is MEEAEGVVKHVVLAKFKEEMTDDQIDQLIKGYADLVNHVEPMKSFHWGKDVSAENMHQGFTHVFESTFESTKGVAEYVAHPAHVDFANKFLASTEKVVVIDYKPTTVRS
- the LOC120001907 gene encoding craniofacial development protein 1-like is translated as MANEIVGNKLLLPDLFCCVNLRALGLKWVSSAGAYLPTKESNPGLTARVEALWERMNKGIHNKTATPFVDKHNSAVNITAEKKSDNWMRYLGLVPKEATSSGLERQQQGTGVIQLGTSDEEKKVTALWEQMNRGVSNKTLKPSSNKTGPTVDNITSERPSDNWRSYLGLSPKRARTLEEDALQKGPSDVQNGTSDEAKRLAAAALAAVKDAPVAASNRGKSEITEVRDFAGQEIEYKKLVDADSKEAFEKIKAPAASAVDAVLEQIKKKQKLSVLDKTKKDWGEYKENKGVEEELDAYKKGSNQYLEKVSFLQRADVREFERERDARLAQQAKRRTDMREDP